Sequence from the Ereboglobus luteus genome:
GCGGCCATGGCGCGAATGTTTTCCGGCGTGCGTATTTGCCGGAGAAGTTGACGGAAGCGCGCGGCTCCTTGCTCGGGCGCGGCACCCGACGGGAAAATCGCCTGCGTGACAGGCGCGGGCAATCGCCCGGGGAGAAAGTCGGCGAGCGCGGCCTCAAATGCCAGCCCGGCGATGAGCAGCTCGATGGTCGTCGCCTGCATTCGTGTCGAGCCGGCGACCGCCATCGGCCCTGTCGCCAAGTCGATGATGTTGACGCGCGCATCGGTGATCACGGCCCGCGAACGCTCGACTTTTCGGACGAGCAATTCGGCGGGATTGTTGAACATAAAATGCGCGCGCGATCCGGCGGCCAGCGCGCCGTGAATCGTGCCGATGACCGACGAGGTTTCGCCGCCTTCGCTGATGGCCACCAAGCAGTCGTTCGGCCCCATGCCGGCGTCTTGCGCCTGTCGTTGTCCGAAGGAAATGTAGTCCTCGAAGGATTCGACGGAGCGGATTAACGCGTAGTCGCCGCCGGTCATGATGGCCTGCGTTTGCTCGAGGAGAGTCGTGAAAAAATCGCACTGCTCCGGGAAACGGACCGCCGCGTTCGCGCAAAACTTTCGGTGCGCCGCGTCCAGCAGGATTGCGAGCCGGCCGGTGGCGCCGCAGCCGCTGAAAACAATCCGTCCGCCGAGTCGGAGTGTTTCGAGGATGTCGGCGCGCAACTTTCCGAATTCCTTCGAGGCGAGAACACGATCGACGACGGGCGGGATGTCGTCGTCAACGCGCAGCAGCATTTCGATTCCCTCCGCCGTGTTTTTTTCGAGCGTTTGAGAAAGTGTTCGCGTGACCGGATGCGATTGCTCCGTGAGCATTTCGCCGAGGTGAAACGCGGTTTCGTTTTTCAAGAAATGTTCCGCGGCGAGGCGGGTGGATTCGGTGGGCATGTTTTTTGGGAGTTGGTGGTTGTTGCTAATTCAAACTGGTTTGTTTTTTGACCACGGATTTCTCCGCGCGCTCCGTGGTTGGTTGCTTGTTTTTTCAGTCTTTCAGCCGGTCTTTTTTAAACGTGAACAACAGGGCGCAGAGCACGCAGATGCCGCCGATAATCCAGGCGACCGAGACGATCCGAAACGCCAGGGCGATGCCGTCGCCGGTTCCGTAAAGCCGCCCGAAATAGCCGAACAGCGTCGGCGCAAACGAGCCGATGCTCATCGCCGCCAGAAGCATCAACGCGACAACCATCGCGCGGAGTTTCGGCGGCACGACATCGAAAATCGCGGCGTGGGTGTTCGTTTCATAAAGGCCGCGGAAAAGGCCGAAGAGAAACAAAATCACCCAAAGCGTTTGCGGCGACCCGACGCTTCCGATGAGAAAAATCATCGGCACGCCGAGAAACATGACCGTGGTTTGCAGAACGAGGCGAAACGATTTCCAACGACGCACCAAGGTGTCGGTCAGGAAACCGCCGACGATCACGCCGATCCACGCCGCCGCGAAGTGCATGAACATGCCGTAGCCCCGCGCCTCCATTTCCGAAACGCCGAAGCGCTCCTCAATGAAAATCGGCGCGAACGCAAGATAGGCGTTGTTCACGAACACCACCGCGATGAACCCGGCCGTCAGCAGAAGCACCGTCGGGATGCGAACGATCTGCCGCACCGCGCTCCAAAACGGAATCTTTTCGGCAGTCGGCGAGTTGTCCGGGGCGTCCGATCGTGCGTCGGAGTCCGCGGGTTTGTCGCGCAAACGGAATATCAGAATCGCGCCCATGACGATGCCGAGCCCGCCAAAAATATAGAAGACCGAGCGCCAGCCAAAGGCGGCCGCGATGGCCGTGCCGAGAAACCCGCTGATCATCGGCGCGATGTAAACGGCGCTTTGGTGAATGGACAGCGCGCGCGCCCGCGTCTCCTTGTGAAAGCTCGCGATCATGGCGGTCGATGACGGCCCGTAAAACGCCTCGCCGCCCGCGGTGGCGATGCTTCGGAAAATGAGAATGCCCACGAGCCCGGTCACCGTTCCCGTGATCATCGTCGCCGCGCTCCAAAAAATCAGGCTTATGGTGATGATCCATTTTTTGCTGCACCGGTCGCCGACGTAACCCGCGACTGGAACCATCGCCGCCATCACAAAAAACAAAAGCTGGTGACTCAGCCCGATCTGGAGGTCGTCCAAGCCGAGGTCGATTTTTATATTTTTTGTAAGGACGCCAAAAATCGCCCTGTCAATCTGGTGGAGAAAATACGTGCAAAACAGCAGGAGCATCAACTCCCACCGGTAATTCTTGGAAAGCGGCCGCGACGCGCGGGGCGAAGGCGAAACAGAAGACGGGGCGGGGCTTGGTTGGTTGTGTTGCATGAAAAGTATTTTTTAGAAAACACGACGCGGGCGTTTCCGCCTGTGTCGATGTTCGAGGGCATTCATTCGTCCGGGAACTCCGAAAGGGTTTAGCATTAAAAAATATCGATTGCGGAATTGTGGAAGAACAAAAACGCAAAATGCGATTAAACCGAATTTTTGCCGGCGCATGCCGTGAAGCGTTGTTACGCGGCGCGTTTGTTTTTGCGAACGATGATAATCATCACGGAAAGGATTATGATCGCGGCGGCGGCCAAAGTGCGAAGCGTCACAGGCTCGTCAAGAATCAGCCATCCGAGAAACACAGCGACGATCGGATTCACATACGCGTAAGTGGACACGCGCGCGGGCGTGCTGTGCGTGATGAGCCACGTGTAGGTGGAAAACGCGACAAGCGAACCGATGACGATCAAATAAAAAAGCGCTATCCATGAGCGCGTGCTGAACGAGCCGATATCAATCGAGGCCGGCTCGCCGCGAACGAAAGCGGCGACCGCGAGCATGGCGCCGCCGCAGAGCATCTGCATGGCCGACGCGCTGAACGCCGGGGCGGGATTGCGGACATGCCGCGAAAGAATCGAGCCTGTTGCCCAGAAGACCGTCGAACCAATGATGGCGACGACGCCTTTCAACGGAAGCGCACCGTCATCGTTGAAGTGTTCCCATGGCGCGACCAGCACGATGATGCCGGCAAAGCCGATGACGAGCCCGGCAATCGTGTAAGGCCCCGGACGGCGTCCGCCGGGAAACGCCCATTCGATAAGCACCATGCACATGGGGGAAAAACCGATGAGAAGCGCGGTGATTCCCGAGGGGATGTATTGCTCGGCCCAGATGACAAGGCCGTTGCCGCCGAGCAGCAGGAACGCGGCGATAAGCGCGTTGTCACGCCATTGTCGCGCGGTGGCGCGGGGCGAGCCGCGCAGTTTCACAAACGCAAACATGATGACGCCCGCGACAAGAAAACGCACGGCGGCCATTGAAAGCGGCGGCATGGTTTCGACTCCGACACGCATGGCGAGATACGTGCTGCCCCAGACGATATAAATCGTCAGAAACGCGGCGACGAGCGCGACAGTGCTTGCGGATTTGGCGGATGATACGGACATGGATATGCTACAAATTAAAAAATACGGAATGCGCGCGGCGCAAACCGCCAAGTTTATCCCTGATGAGAGACAAACAGGTAAACTCGACAGCCGCACAGGAC
This genomic interval carries:
- a CDS encoding MFS transporter, whose protein sequence is MQHNQPSPAPSSVSPSPRASRPLSKNYRWELMLLLFCTYFLHQIDRAIFGVLTKNIKIDLGLDDLQIGLSHQLLFFVMAAMVPVAGYVGDRCSKKWIITISLIFWSAATMITGTVTGLVGILIFRSIATAGGEAFYGPSSTAMIASFHKETRARALSIHQSAVYIAPMISGFLGTAIAAAFGWRSVFYIFGGLGIVMGAILIFRLRDKPADSDARSDAPDNSPTAEKIPFWSAVRQIVRIPTVLLLTAGFIAVVFVNNAYLAFAPIFIEERFGVSEMEARGYGMFMHFAAAWIGVIVGGFLTDTLVRRWKSFRLVLQTTVMFLGVPMIFLIGSVGSPQTLWVILFLFGLFRGLYETNTHAAIFDVVPPKLRAMVVALMLLAAMSIGSFAPTLFGYFGRLYGTGDGIALAFRIVSVAWIIGGICVLCALLFTFKKDRLKD
- a CDS encoding EamA family transporter; its protein translation is MSVSSAKSASTVALVAAFLTIYIVWGSTYLAMRVGVETMPPLSMAAVRFLVAGVIMFAFVKLRGSPRATARQWRDNALIAAFLLLGGNGLVIWAEQYIPSGITALLIGFSPMCMVLIEWAFPGGRRPGPYTIAGLVIGFAGIIVLVAPWEHFNDDGALPLKGVVAIIGSTVFWATGSILSRHVRNPAPAFSASAMQMLCGGAMLAVAAFVRGEPASIDIGSFSTRSWIALFYLIVIGSLVAFSTYTWLITHSTPARVSTYAYVNPIVAVFLGWLILDEPVTLRTLAAAAIIILSVMIIIVRKNKRAA